In the genome of Candidatus Methylomirabilota bacterium, the window CCAGGCGAACACCGTCTCGACGACCACCGATACATTGACCATGAGCACGAGATTGATGCCGGCCAGCGTGAGCACCGGGATGAGCGCGTTCTTGAACGCGTGCTTGGCGATGACCAGCGCCTCGGGCAGCCCCTTCAGCCGGGCGAGCTTGACGTACTCCGAGCCCAGCACCTCGAGCATGGAAGATCGCGTGAGCCTCATGTGCGCCGCCGCGAAGTACCACCCCAACGCGAAGGCCGGCATGAGCAGGTGGAGCGGGGTCCCGGACCCCGACGAGGGCAGCCAGCCGAGGTAGACGGAGAAGAAAAGAATGAGGAGGAGGCCTGTCCAGAAGGACGGCAGCGAGAGCCCGAGGAGGGCGAAGAGCTTTCCCGCGCTGTCCCACCAGCTGTTCACCCGCACCGAGGCCAGGATCCCGCTCGGGATGCCGATGAGGAGCGAGAACGTCATGGCCGCCACCGCCAGCATGAGAGAGTTGGGCAGGCGGGAGAGATAGAGCTCGAACACGGGTGTGCGGTAGTAAAAGGACTGGCCGAGGTCGCCCCGCGCGAGGTCGGCCATGAAGCTGCCGAACTGCGCGATGAGCGACCGGTCGAGACCGAGGCGGGCCCGCATGGCCTCGACGTCGCCCTTGGCGGCGCCCGGCTCGACCAGCAGTACCGTCGGGTCGCCCGTGAGGCGAACGAAGAGGAAGATGATCAGACAGAGCAGCAGGAGCGAAAGGGCCGCATAGCCTATCCTTCGCAAGATGAAGCGCCGCATCGTTTGTCCTCCGCTGCGCTGCGACAAGGACCAGGAACGCTCGCAGACCGCGAGGTTGCCCGATTATCCCTGAATCCCCCGCCCTGTCAATCCCGCGCTATTGTCGTGAGCTCTTTGCCTGTGCTAGGGATCTATCCAAGGAATCCAATGTCCTCGCGCCGAGGAATGTTCCGCTTCGAGCGCCGGCTTCGCCGGCGCAATCTGTCCGGGGGGAGGCTTCGGAAGGGGGGCGGAGCCCCCCTCCGAGCTATCTAGCCCACATGGGCGACGTGCTCGATCTCGCGGAGCGCTTCTGGCGTGGGGAGGTCCCGCGCCGCGATCTCTGGCGCCCCACCGGCAAGCACGAGGAGCTGGTCCCGGGGCTGGTCTTCTTCCACATTTGGGCCAATGTCACCGCCCTGCGCACGGAGGCAGGGCTCGTGCTCGTGGACACCGGC includes:
- a CDS encoding ABC transporter permease, translated to MRRFILRRIGYAALSLLLLCLIIFLFVRLTGDPTVLLVEPGAAKGDVEAMRARLGLDRSLIAQFGSFMADLARGDLGQSFYYRTPVFELYLSRLPNSLMLAVAAMTFSLLIGIPSGILASVRVNSWWDSAGKLFALLGLSLPSFWTGLLLILFFSVYLGWLPSSGSGTPLHLLMPAFALGWYFAAAHMRLTRSSMLEVLGSEYVKLARLKGLPEALVIAKHAFKNALIPVLTLAGINLVLMVNVSVVVETVFAWPGIGRLLFEGITFRDFPVVQATVLLSGIMIVAVNLIIDVLYAVIDPRIRYER